The Salvia miltiorrhiza cultivar Shanhuang (shh) chromosome 1, IMPLAD_Smil_shh, whole genome shotgun sequence genome has a window encoding:
- the LOC130998685 gene encoding probable strigolactone esterase DAD2, translating to MGHSLLEALNVRVVGSGEKILVLAHGFGTDQSAWQRILPFFRHDHRIVLFDLVCAGTVNPDYFDFRRYTTLDAYVDDLLCILDALRIDRCTYVGHSVSATIGILASIKRPQLFTKLILVGFSPRFLNDHNYHGGFEQGEIEQVFSAMEANYEAWVNGFAPLAVGADVPEAVREFSRTLFNMRPDITLFVSRTVFNSDLRGVLGLVRAPCSIIQTAKDVSVPASVAAYVKNHLGGRSTVHMLNIEGHLPHLSAPNLLAQELRRALPRAG from the exons ATGGGGCACAGTCTGCTGGAGGCGTTGAACGTGCGAGTGGTGGGCTCCGGCGAGAAGATCCTCGTCCTCGCCCACGGCTTCGGCACCGATCAATCGGCGTGGCAGCGCATTCTCCCCTTCTTCCGCCACGATCACCGGATTGTGCTCTTCGATCTCGTCTGCGCCGGCACGGTCAACCCCGATTACTTTGACTTCCGCCGCTACACCACCCTCGACGCCTACGTCGACGACCTCCTCTGCATCCTCGACGCCCTCCGCATCGACCGCTGCACCTACGTCGGCCACTCCGTCTCCGCCACCATCGGAATCCTCGCCTCCATCAAACGCCCCCAGCTCTTCACCAAGCTCATCCTCGTCGGATTCTCCCCGAG ATTCCTAAACGACCACAATTACCACGGGGGTTTCGAGCAGGGGGAAATCGAGCAGGTGTTCTCGGCGATGGAGGCGAACTACGAGGCGTGGGTGAACGGGTTCGCGCCGCTGGCGGTGGGGGCGGACGTGCCAGAGGCGGTGAGGGAGTTCAGCCGGACGCTCTTCAACATGCGGCCGGACATCACGCTGTTCGTGTCGCGGACGGTGTTCAACAGCGACCTGCGCGGGGTGCTGGGGCTGGTGAGAGCGCCGTGCTCCATAATCCAGACGGCGAAGGACGTGTCGGTGCCGGCGTCCGTGGCGGCGTACGTGAAGAACCACCTCGGTGGACGGAGCACGGTGCACATGCTGAACATCGAGGGGCACCTGCCCCACCTCTCCGCCCCGAATCTGCTGGCGCAGGAGCTCCGGCGGGCGCTGCCCCGGGCAGGTTGA